In the Silvanigrella aquatica genome, TTGTAAGTAATACAAAAATATTAAGCCAAATTTCAAATGAATTTCAAGCAATGATTGTTCAATTAAAAGCAAATTTTGATGGTACTTCAGAATCTCAAAAAAATTTCTATGAAATTCTTACATCTATGAAAAATGTAATTCCTGGATTTACTAAAAATACCAACGATTTAATATTTGACCTTGATTTAAATGTCAAGCAATTATTTGCTAATATAGAGTCCCATGAAAAGAATTTAGTTTTAAATTTACAAAAAAATCAAACCGAAATGAAAGATATTTTAATTGAATCGATAAAGGCAAATAATCAAGAAATATCATCTCTTATTAAAATTGTTTCAGAAGATATGTCTGATAAGGTTAAAATTCTTGATGCAGCTTTAGAAGCTGAATTAAATAAATCACTAGAATCGCTTGGAAGGGTATTAGGTGCATTATCGGAAAAATTTACTACCGATTATTCAGATATTACCGATAAATTCAAGAATTTTTTAAATGCAATTCAAGAGTTTAAGCCTGAAATTATGAATAGGGTAAATTGAAAATGTTTTATGAACAAAATTCGGGATCAAAACAATCTCATTGGATTCCGCTGAGTGATATGATGACTGGTTTAATGTGCGTATTTTTATTAATTTCTTTAATATGTATAATTGAACTTCAGTCTAGAGCGAAAGTTGCAATACAACTTGCCCAAGATTTTCAAGGTGCTAGAACAGATTTAGCGAACGATTTTAATAAGAATTTTGCTAATGAATCTTCTAAATATGGTGGAATATATTTAGGAAATACAGATTTTAGATTTACAGGAAATACTTTTTTGACGGGTAGCTATGAATTAAATGAGTCATTTAAGCATTATTTAAATAATTTTTTTCCAAAATATCTTTCTATTTTATTAAAAGAACAATTTAAAAAATATATAATTGAAATTCGAATTGAAGGGCACACTTCTCCTTATTGGACAGATGCAAAAAGTGAATTAGATGCTTATATAAAGAATATGGCACTTTCACAAGCTCGAGCAAGAGCAACTTTGGAATATATACTTAACATTGATAGTCCTATAATTAAAGATAAAAAAAATTTTTCTTGGCTCAAAGAAAAATTAACTGCAAATGGTCTTTCTTCTTCGCGTCCATTAAAAAAAATTAATACAAATAATATTGACTACTCAGCTTCTCAGAGGGTTGAGTTTAAAACATTATTACTTCCTGATCCTAAAATTGCTTGTAAACTTGAAAGTTTTTCAAAAAATCAGAATTTAAATTGTTTGGAAAAAATTAAATGAAATTAATTAATTTTTTAGAATTTGAACCATTGGTTAAAAATTGTCATAATATGAAAGCAGTTATTGGCGAGAAATTTAAATCTGATTTAGAAAATAAATTTTCTTTGAACTTAAATTTTCTAAATAAAGACTCTATAGATAATTTAATTATTCTTAAAAATTTTGATAATATTTTTAAGAATGATGATAATACTTTGCTTTTTGGTAAAAATAAAAGGGTTGTTTTATATATAAGAGAATTTATAAAAAAAGATAATTATTCTTATCCTAAGTATCATATTTCTGAATGTGATATTATAAAGAAATTTCGTTATCAGAATAAGTCAAATAGGTTTGTTATACACACAAAAGATGATAATAATTTTCATATTAATGAAATTGAAAATAATATTCCTAAAGCTATAATTGTTAAATTAAATGTTTGTACTTACTGTCTCAAAAATATTAATTGGAATGAAAAAGAGTTTACTCTTAAAAAGTTTTTTGAGAAATATCCTAGAAATTTGGTAAAAAATACTCCAGAGTTTACTTCTGATACAGCTGCTTTAAATTATTACTCATCGTACTGGAACGAAATAAGCAGAAAAACAAAAGAGGCAAATAATTTTAAATGTGAAGAATGCGGAATTTATTTAGGGGCAAAAGAAAGCTTAAATTTTTTACATGTTCATCATGTCAATGGTGATAGAAGCGATAATAGAACGAAAAATCTTCAAACTCTATGCTATGAATGTCACTCTAATAAGCCTAACCATGAGCATATGAAAAAGGATAATCAATTTGTTCGATTCCAAAAATTAAAAAGTAGTTTTTTTTAATGATATGACTAATAAAAAGTCTACCCGGCAAAAAAAAAACAACCATGAGGGGTGGTTGCAAGCTGATCTTACCTATCCTTATAAACACCGTTGCTGCCTTCCGACTCTGGCGGATTCATTAAAAGGATACTAAGGGCATACAACCACCTCTCATGGTTGCTTTGGGAAACAACAAAGAAAGACAGATGGCGGAGAGAGAGGGATTCGAACCCTCGTTACGGTTTTAGCGTAAACACGATTTCCAATCGTGCTCCTTCAGCCACTCGGACACCTCTCCACTGGAATCACTTCCGTACCTGACTGTTTAAAAAATTGCAAGCTTCTTTGCCCGAAAAAATAAACTTCTTGACCTTATTCAGAATTTGCACTATGTGCTAGCTTCCGACTCGTGTTGAGCCGTGTTTATGGCGTGGTAGCGCTTACCTAAAAACTAAGTGGCACAATCATTGTGGCACTAAAAGCGTATAAGGAAAATTGTTGTGAGTAGTAAAAACTATGCGGTAGTAAAGATTTTTGGCCGTCAATACAAGGTATCTGAAGGGCAAAAAATCAAAGCTAACTTTATCGATGCTGATGTAGACACCACAATGTCTTTTTCAGAAGTTTTAATGATGAATAAAGGTGGAGAGCTTAAAATTGGCGAACCACAAGTGAACGGCGCTAAAGTAACAGCTAAGGTTGTTGCGCATGGTCGTGAAGATAAAATCCTTGTTTTCAAGTACCTTCGTAAAAACAAATCAAAGAAAATGCACGGCCACCGCCAAGATTTTACGACTTTGGCAATCACAAGCATTGAAGGTTAATTGTTCTTTTGTTGATAAACTAAAGATATAATTAGATATTTTTCTTCTAACAAAAATCTCCTACACAGTGGGAGCTAAATTAAGGGATTTGTACAATGGCAAGTAAAAAAGCCGGTGGTTCAACCAAAAACGGACGCGATAGCAATCCAAAATACCGTGGCGTTAAAGCTTATGGTGGAGAATCTGTAAGAGCAGGTAACATTATTGTTCGCCAAGTGGGAACAAAAATTCACCCTGGTTCCAATGTAGGTATGGGAAAAGACTACACTTTATTTGCAAAAATTGATGGTGAAGTTAAATTTGAGCACATTAACCGTGAGCGTCAATGTGTGAGCGTTTATCCAGTAGACGCAAAAGCGTAATTATTTACGTTTCTTAAAATTATTTTCTAATCCTTTTTGATAAAGGCCAAGGTGCGTTTATAGTTTCTATGCGCATCTTGGTTTTTGTTTTATCTCCTTCCTTGATGTAAACAAGTTATTATTATTCTTAGCTTTTTTATATAAATGAGGGGTGCTGTGCAGAGGCCTTTCTACATTCACAATTTATGAATGCTTATTCTTATTCCCATGGTGGCTAAATTATGAAGTTTATTGATACGGCTGAAATCAAAGTAAAAGCAGGAGACGGTGGGCTCGGAATGTCTCACTTCCGTCGTGAAAAATATGTACCCGCCGGAGGTCCCGATGGGGGCAATGGCGGTAGTGGGGGCGACATTTACTTGGAGGCAACCAATGGCCTTTCCACATTACTCGATTTCAGATACCAGCGCTTTTATGAAGCAGAAACCGGCGGAAAAGGCGGCACAAATAATAAACAAGGACGTTCTGGTGATAACCTCACTCTTAAAGTTCCCTGTGGCACGGTCGCTTTTGATTGTGAATCTGGTGAAATTATTGGTGAAGTATTGTATGAAGGACATCGACTTCTTGTTGCCAAAGGGGGAAAAGGCGGAATAGGCAATACTCTTTTTGTAAACTCGCGCAACCAAGCTCCTACAAAAACAATTCCACCTGGAATTGGAGAAAATCGTGCTATCCGTTTGGAACTCAAAATGATAGCAGATGTGGGCATTATTGGCAGTCCAAATGCAGGGAAGAGCACACTTATTAC is a window encoding:
- the obgE gene encoding GTPase ObgE, with translation MKFIDTAEIKVKAGDGGLGMSHFRREKYVPAGGPDGGNGGSGGDIYLEATNGLSTLLDFRYQRFYEAETGGKGGTNNKQGRSGDNLTLKVPCGTVAFDCESGEIIGEVLYEGHRLLVAKGGKGGIGNTLFVNSRNQAPTKTIPPGIGENRAIRLELKMIADVGIIGSPNAGKSTLITVISAARPKVADYPFTTLVPTLGVVSHKESTPFVVADVPGLIPGASQGKGLGHDFLRHIERTSVLIHLIDGSQDTAESMISDYDGILEELSLYDKTLLLRPRITVVSKVDSLAGEEIEGLTNLEALNGFRNYLKLKRTPFLEISSAFRVGITELLDKVIELLSLNKNGEINQ
- the rplU gene encoding 50S ribosomal protein L21 encodes the protein MSSKNYAVVKIFGRQYKVSEGQKIKANFIDADVDTTMSFSEVLMMNKGGELKIGEPQVNGAKVTAKVVAHGREDKILVFKYLRKNKSKKMHGHRQDFTTLAITSIEG
- a CDS encoding OmpA family protein, with amino-acid sequence MFYEQNSGSKQSHWIPLSDMMTGLMCVFLLISLICIIELQSRAKVAIQLAQDFQGARTDLANDFNKNFANESSKYGGIYLGNTDFRFTGNTFLTGSYELNESFKHYLNNFFPKYLSILLKEQFKKYIIEIRIEGHTSPYWTDAKSELDAYIKNMALSQARARATLEYILNIDSPIIKDKKNFSWLKEKLTANGLSSSRPLKKINTNNIDYSASQRVEFKTLLLPDPKIACKLESFSKNQNLNCLEKIK
- a CDS encoding HNH endonuclease is translated as MKLINFLEFEPLVKNCHNMKAVIGEKFKSDLENKFSLNLNFLNKDSIDNLIILKNFDNIFKNDDNTLLFGKNKRVVLYIREFIKKDNYSYPKYHISECDIIKKFRYQNKSNRFVIHTKDDNNFHINEIENNIPKAIIVKLNVCTYCLKNINWNEKEFTLKKFFEKYPRNLVKNTPEFTSDTAALNYYSSYWNEISRKTKEANNFKCEECGIYLGAKESLNFLHVHHVNGDRSDNRTKNLQTLCYECHSNKPNHEHMKKDNQFVRFQKLKSSFF
- the rpmA gene encoding 50S ribosomal protein L27, with the protein product MASKKAGGSTKNGRDSNPKYRGVKAYGGESVRAGNIIVRQVGTKIHPGSNVGMGKDYTLFAKIDGEVKFEHINRERQCVSVYPVDAKA